TACACCCTCGTCTACGTCGGCCTGTTCGTCCTCGCGACGGTCCAGGCCGTCGTCGAGTTCACCGGCTACGTCGACAGCGCCTACTGGGCCGCGTTCGGGGTCATCATGGTCCTCTCGGTCGTCAAGGCCGTCGGCGTCGCCGCCTACTACCAGCACCTGCGCTGGGAGCCCCGCGCGGTGACCTATCTCGTCCTCGGCGCGACCCTGACCGCCCTTGCCTTGACTGCCGCCGCGGCGTACTCGATTGTGTAATGTTGTACTGAACGTTGGGTTTGTTTTATTCGGCAACGACTCAGAGAGCCAGAAAGCCCGCGTACTCTCGACCGCCGATAGACTCACTCCGTTCGTCGTTCCAGTGCTTTCGTCGCCGTGCTTCGTCGAGAGCACGCCCCCTTTCAGTCCCACCCAGACCGATTGGTCAACTGGCTACGGGCGGGACTGAAAGGGGCGTTGTCGGCGTGATCCGATGGAGCTTCGCTCTCTCGAACCACGAAGGAAGCGCGTCGTTCGAAAATCGAAGATTTTCGTGATCACGAAAGGCGCTGCGCGCCTTTCGGACGACAGCGAGTCGTGAGACCGAAGCCAGGGCGAGAGCGAAGTCGTCCGGGAGAGCTACGCTCTCCCGTGATCACGAAAGACCGCTCTGCGGTCTTTCGGACGACTCTCGCGGGCAATCGGACGCTTCGCGTCCGATGACAGCCGGGGCTTTCTGGCTGTTCGCTGTCTCTTTCCGCCACGCGTTGTGCCACTCGACTCCTACCCGCTCCCCAGCAACTGCAGGGCCACGGCGACCAGAAAGAGCGTCCCGGCCACCGTCGCGGACTCGGCGACCGCCAGCGACCGCGGATGGCCCCGGCTCGTCGTCAGGAGGTAGACGCCCCCGAGCAGATACGCCACGAGCAGGGCCCCGGCGCCGGCCACGACGGCGGTGGCGACCATCGGTCCCGGGTCGGTGATGTACGCGACGACGCCGCCGACCGCACCCACGACGAGCACGGCGAAGGCGATGGCCAGCGCCCACGGGTCGTCCCAGAGGCTGTCGGTGTCCCCGCCCCGGGTGGCCGATTCCGCCGGCG
This sequence is a window from Haloarcula salinisoli. Protein-coding genes within it:
- a CDS encoding cytochrome C oxidase subunit IV family protein, with translation MNWKGYTLVYVGLFVLATVQAVVEFTGYVDSAYWAAFGVIMVLSVVKAVGVAAYYQHLRWEPRAVTYLVLGATLTALALTAAAAYSIV